The following nucleotide sequence is from Drosophila simulans strain w501 chromosome 3L, Prin_Dsim_3.1, whole genome shotgun sequence.
GGGCAGGAGATCCGTGCCGAGTGCAAGTGGCTCCGGCTCTTCCCCGGCACGTTTTAATATTCTTGTATAATTCATAAGCAATTCCATCACGGGCCTAAGTGGCCAACCAGCTGACGCCGAGCAAATCGCTCCAGATTCGACAGGGAATCCACCCCGAGATGGGATTTCACTTGACTTCTTTGAGATACTCTCAGTGGGAGTTGTATGCTTTATAAAGGGACTAAGTTactcataaaattatatttgtttcttcTTTTAAGCATTAGtgcaatatttaatatattttctaaaaaatgtACTCATTGAGAAGTGGCTTATGTTTCATAGCCTGCCTTTGGGCTTTCATCCAGTGCATCTCAAACTTCGGCTTGAGAGGTGGCACTCAActttgattgtttttatttacttgagCCATTTCTTTTGCCGCCTGCAACATATGGCCAGCGTTTTTCCAATTGTACTCACGCATTTTCCGGGCCAACCCCCAAGGAAATGCCAGCCAACTACCCAATATGGCAATGAAGATCTCGGGTATTTCTGGGTGGATTTTGATGtgccaattgtttttattcgattttatGGTGCGCCATAAAcgaatttttaacttttgttgtCCTTGAGGTTTGGCGGCCATTTCATTGCGCACATCGAAGGACTTGGAGGGGGCTGTTTATAAGGGTGGATATGTGTGGCTTGCGTTTATGGCGCCGTTGGCAGCACATGTTGTTGGCGAATATTAGTTTATCACTCGCCGTTTTATGGATTTCCAAGTGGCTGAGGCAAATTAGAGTGGCATAACAACTTTTTCATGGTCTATTCGTGGATACTGGGCGTTATGATAGCTGGCCACGCCCTTTCGCGCAGCAGTTCGTTACAATCCTCCGAGGGCAAAAGCTGGGAACCAGGACCCCCTTTTCATGTACAAAAGCAGGCGAAATGAATTGCGCCTTTAAGGTTTTCGTTTAAGTGAAATGTCAGCAACAGAAATTGAAtcgaaaattgtaaaattggttttgtataaacatttttgccaaatgaaatgaaaacgctTTTCTTAAGACCTGTGCCGCTTGCCTCCTGCCTGCCATGGAATTTCATTCTTCTGTCTCGTTTTGCGCTTTGCCTCCTCTTCCCCGAGTTTTCCGGCCAAACATTGCAAAACATCATATTTCTTGTgcctgttttttattttcgaaacaaAAGCCCAGCCAAGTGGTCTAAACTAGCCACCCCGTCCGCCCTTTTCCACAGAACTTGTGTATAATTTATTGCTCATACGACCCGTGTGCGTGTGGGTATTTTCACTTCCTTCTCTTCCAAGGGGGAAATGCAGAAAATGTGTGGAATTGTGGGAACGTCAAAAGTGCGTCAATCAACAAAAACTTCTAGGGAATGAAATGCCAGTTCTCCTATTTATTTTCCAGTTCATTTTTACGTTTTTTACTTGCTTTGATTTATAAGAGCCAGAAATTTTTCTGCGAACTGCCGAAGCTCGGAGATGCAGAATCTGCTGTTAACAAGCAGATTTATGCCTTCAGCTCGGATTTATGGTCtctaaagatatttttaagaaatacGAGAGCTCAAGCGAAAAAGGATTAAGCTGAAAAAAGTTAAGCCAGCTCCCCGAAGGGCAATCaaaaaatgagtttaaaattataaagttctcatttatatttcataatttcgtACATCCTCTGCCTAAACATTATTTAacaaatacatacaatatAGTTAAGGTCTACGACTATCCTAACTAACAGCTATCAAAACTAGAAATGAGTGCTTGCATTTTTCACATTGTAATCATTGACTAGTGAATTATTTGTAGCATTCCAGTGACAAAAATGTGTACAAATTCATACGTCTATCTACAAGATACACGATACAAGTTACTAGCAAACCCGTTTGGCGTTGGTAGCAGCAAGATGAATATGATTGATTGGTTCGATGTGGAAACTGAGTAATGGTAATGCATATGCAGTGGCAAGAACGTCAAGTATATGCCACGAATTTGGCCAGAACGAAACTAAGATTAACTCCtcgcagacacacacacactctcgcagACTCGAGCATTCACACCTTAAGGATCTAGTTGTACGTCTATATGCGCAACTACGACTCCTGACCGATTCCGGCACTGAGGCTGCCATCGATGATGGGCTGCGCGTCGTCCTCCCTGTTCCCCTCCCCCAAACAGGTGGCCATGGGTCCATGTCGCAGCAGGGAGTAGCTGTCCCGATGATGAACGAGCAGCCTGTGCTGCTGATGGGCTATGAAACTGCTGCCCCGCCTCAAGGACCTCCTGCCCATCTCGAGGATCTCCAGCGTGGGATCCTGGGCGAACATAAAGTTCTGGTAGGCTCTCACGAAGCTGAAGATAATGGCAAAGGCTCCCCCCAGGATCATCAGGTAGGATCCGATGGGCACGGCACTCGGGGCTATCACTGTGCCCAAATAAATCCAGCGCTTGATGGCGGGTGTCAGCTCAGAGATGCCCTATAAAGTTGGCAGTTTAATGGGGTTTCTGGGTGTGTTCTGGCATTTGATGGCTCACCTCTTCCAGCCACATGACCGGAAAGACAAAGTCTCGAAAATCACGCACTGGATAGACGTCCTTGGCACGTGTCACTTTAAGATTCAGCTGTATCCGCACTTTACCCTCCAGTGGAACTCCAAGTTTCTAAGACAGAACAGACATTAAATTAGAACAGCGATGCGGAAAAACACGAGCTTCGTATAagatacaaattaaactaCGTAAGCACATGCTAGGGCTCACATTATTAAGGTGACTTTTATAGTTAAAGTTTATTATATagtattatcattattattatttattattatattcacTCACCGGCTGTATTTTGAAGTAGGTTTCGTGCTTCTCACGCTCTGGCTTTAGGCCTTCCACGGAATTGAGAAGATCTGGGTGGGATTCAAAGAAGTGCGGATTGGAAATGTAAACGGGGGCGCCATATTGGCATGGACTGATGTTCTGGAGACCCTGAATGGGCTCGTATTCGCTGGTATCGTAGCACTTGTTCTCCGGATTGTGGGCGGAATCTCCGTAGGAATTATTGGGCAGTCGGAACAGATCCGCCGCTATGCCATCCTTTTCCAGGCTCTCCACATACTTCAGTGGAATAATCCTGCACAAATCCTTGTCGTATATATGAACCACCTCCGATTTTGTGAGTTCCCGCGGCGGAAAGAAGGATCCCTCCGATCCAGCAATACTGGTGCATGGAGGCTCATTCCAGTGCGGCAGGTGATCCAGTCCATTCAGCTGGTCTATGTAGCCGAACTGGTCCATGCTGTCCATGCCTGTCTTAACGGAGGACACCTCCGTGAGGGTGCCATTGCGGCCCAGGAGCAGACCCATCCTCTCCATCGGTCTCATGTGCTTCGGATAAAACCTGTGGGCCAAGCTAACCAGCGCGTCATCGTAGCCAAAGGCCAGCTGCTCGGCGGTGACGTTGATGAAGGGCTTGAATTGAGCAGCCGTTACCACTACGGATATGGTCTTGGACAGGAGATATCCCAGCTTCGGGCTGAGACTGGTGAGGgtctttaaaaatgtatttcatgtTAGTCATGCTAATGCTTTtcattagaaaatatatatatggaacAGTGGTTGCCATGAATGAAGCCATTAAATACTTCGTATCCTTACCAGCAGGGGAATGTTGGGCGTGGTTATGGGCGTGTCCTTATCAATACTCAGTTCAGGAACAAATTGCAGTATCTTCTTATGCTGATATGACACGGTGTAGTTATTCTCGTGAAACTTGACATTCACCTTCTGCATGTCTTCCCTGTAAAAAGCGGGGAAAGAGAAAACAATGTCTTATCATTAATCGGCACGTGCTGCGGACTCGGATTCGTGGTCCAAAGTCAGGGGCGGCCAACAAAAAGCCAAGCAATTGAATGTCAAGTTCAGTTTCGGCcggggaaaagcaaaaagcaaaacgagTCGAAACCAACATAAAAAGTGGCAGCGAATGACAGGCACTTTGGGCCTCGATTGTCATTACGGCCACAATTTGAACCTATCATCACCAGCCGAGATTCCCATAGCCAATGAAACTCTAAGCTTGTGATGCAGTGATTGAATGATTGATCACTTTGAACCGAACCCTCTCGGGTTATCCTTCATTTAAACGGGTTCAGTGTGGGCTGTCCATACGGAGGCCTATTATTAAACATTGCATTACATTTGCACGAGCTCTAGATGTTGTAATCTCGATCAGCGGAAACTCGCCTTCAAGAGCTGTGAGCTCATGGTTTAATTGGCCAACTAATTGCACGGCGGCTCACGGCTGTTGGCCAGTTTGATTGGGTGTTAAAATCCGAAGAGATAATTCAATTGTTTGCACATAGCCGTGGCTAATGCCCACGCTTAGTTCAATCTGATCTTGATAAGCCCCAGTTGCTTAAGTGATTAATAGGATAGCTAACAAAGTAGAGTTACTTTTTTACACCCATAATAAAGGAACTCAAACTGCGACATTTGaaaggccaaaacaaaaagtagaACTTTGTAACTCTTGCATTAGTTTT
It contains:
- the LOC6736430 gene encoding lysosome membrane protein 2 isoform X1, which gives rise to MGLEKHYLRYGRTARDHLLDWATCGRGRRQQQQQQQQQQQLQQQHPQQQQQPHAQPSQGSTATGRRSRPHVTHRGTPLSMLISNGVRISNNRLAVIIIGIITLILGIILSSMPWLDYFILKNLRLWNDTLSYHYWQRPGVIRLTKLYIYNVTNPDGFLRGEKPHLQEVGPFVYREDMQKVNVKFHENNYTVSYQHKKILQFVPELSIDKDTPITTPNIPLLTLTSLSPKLGYLLSKTISVVVTAAQFKPFINVTAEQLAFGYDDALVSLAHRFYPKHMRPMERMGLLLGRNGTLTEVSSVKTGMDSMDQFGYIDQLNGLDHLPHWNEPPCTSIAGSEGSFFPPRELTKSEVVHIYDKDLCRIIPLKYVESLEKDGIAADLFRLPNNSYGDSAHNPENKCYDTSEYEPIQGLQNISPCQYGAPVYISNPHFFESHPDLLNSVEGLKPEREKHETYFKIQPKLGVPLEGKVRIQLNLKVTRAKDVYPVRDFRDFVFPVMWLEEGISELTPAIKRWIYLGTVIAPSAVPIGSYLMILGGAFAIIFSFVRAYQNFMFAQDPTLEILEMGRRSLRRGSSFIAHQQHRLLVHHRDSYSLLRHGPMATCLGEGNREDDAQPIIDGSLSAGIGQES
- the LOC6736430 gene encoding lysosome membrane protein 2 isoform X2, which produces MPIIFIISADSSDSSTEMLLATPTASKCQQDRLAVIIIGIITLILGIILSSMPWLDYFILKNLRLWNDTLSYHYWQRPGVIRLTKLYIYNVTNPDGFLRGEKPHLQEVGPFVYREDMQKVNVKFHENNYTVSYQHKKILQFVPELSIDKDTPITTPNIPLLTLTSLSPKLGYLLSKTISVVVTAAQFKPFINVTAEQLAFGYDDALVSLAHRFYPKHMRPMERMGLLLGRNGTLTEVSSVKTGMDSMDQFGYIDQLNGLDHLPHWNEPPCTSIAGSEGSFFPPRELTKSEVVHIYDKDLCRIIPLKYVESLEKDGIAADLFRLPNNSYGDSAHNPENKCYDTSEYEPIQGLQNISPCQYGAPVYISNPHFFESHPDLLNSVEGLKPEREKHETYFKIQPKLGVPLEGKVRIQLNLKVTRAKDVYPVRDFRDFVFPVMWLEEGISELTPAIKRWIYLGTVIAPSAVPIGSYLMILGGAFAIIFSFVRAYQNFMFAQDPTLEILEMGRRSLRRGSSFIAHQQHRLLVHHRDSYSLLRHGPMATCLGEGNREDDAQPIIDGSLSAGIGQES